In Kitasatospora sp. NBC_00240, the following are encoded in one genomic region:
- a CDS encoding acyl-CoA dehydrogenase → MDHAPYRLAERLEAHLGDPADPATLFSTARCVELDEREQFPAELCEQLEAWGIQDYYVPVAHGGRLESYEQLLQLIRTVARRDLTVAIGHGKTYLGGVCVWTSGSAGQAAALAADIEACVPVSLGLTERAHGSDLLAGELVAEPDGAGGYLVSGEKWLINNATRGSVLSLLTRTAEAGGPRGFSVLLVDKRTLGPEHYRCLDKIPTHGIRGADISGIAFDRAPVPASAVVGTVGGGVETVLKALQLTRTMCAALSLGAADHALTLALDFAEQRELYGRRLIELPKARRTLADAAADVLVGEALALVASRSVHTLTGELSITAAVTKYLVPTGTEGVIAELTRLLGARAFLKDVYAGGMFQKVDRDHRIVGLFDGNTLVNLNSLISQFRSLVRAYRRGLGDPAGAEAAFRLAAPHSELDPGRLSLVARHGSSVIASLPGTVAALRAAAATEPALKSALASAERLQARTAQVHDAMELHQNVVGDVPVEAFETAKQYALCFAGAACLGLWEQNREQAAAGRTGRLWQDGRWLRPALDRVLRRLGETTLDDPEGYEELLGLLRGSRAGGELFSLLPLALAGARTTARTTTEGASC, encoded by the coding sequence ATGGACCACGCCCCCTACCGGCTCGCCGAGCGCCTGGAGGCCCACCTCGGCGACCCGGCCGACCCCGCCACCCTGTTCTCCACGGCCCGCTGCGTCGAACTGGACGAGCGGGAGCAGTTCCCGGCCGAGCTGTGCGAGCAGCTGGAGGCCTGGGGCATCCAGGACTACTACGTCCCCGTCGCGCACGGCGGCCGGCTGGAGAGCTACGAGCAGCTGCTCCAGCTGATCCGCACGGTCGCCCGGCGCGACCTCACGGTGGCGATCGGGCACGGCAAGACGTACCTCGGGGGCGTCTGCGTCTGGACCTCCGGCTCGGCCGGCCAGGCCGCCGCGCTCGCCGCGGACATCGAGGCCTGCGTCCCCGTCTCGCTCGGCCTGACCGAACGCGCGCACGGCAGCGACCTGCTGGCCGGCGAGCTGGTGGCCGAGCCGGACGGCGCCGGCGGCTACCTGGTCTCGGGCGAGAAGTGGCTGATCAACAACGCCACCCGGGGCAGCGTGCTGTCCCTGCTCACCCGGACCGCCGAGGCCGGCGGCCCGCGCGGGTTCAGCGTGCTGCTGGTCGACAAGCGGACCCTCGGCCCGGAGCACTACCGCTGCCTGGACAAGATCCCCACCCACGGCATCCGGGGCGCCGACATCAGCGGCATCGCCTTCGACCGCGCCCCGGTGCCCGCCTCGGCCGTGGTCGGCACCGTCGGCGGCGGGGTGGAGACCGTCCTCAAGGCCCTCCAGCTGACCCGGACGATGTGCGCCGCGCTCTCGCTCGGCGCCGCCGACCACGCGCTCACCCTGGCCCTGGACTTCGCCGAGCAGCGCGAGCTGTACGGCCGCCGGCTGATCGAGCTGCCCAAGGCCCGCCGCACCCTGGCGGACGCCGCCGCCGACGTACTGGTCGGCGAGGCGCTGGCGCTGGTCGCCTCCCGCTCGGTGCACACCCTGACCGGCGAGCTGAGCATCACCGCGGCGGTCACCAAGTACCTGGTGCCGACCGGCACCGAGGGTGTGATCGCCGAGCTGACCAGACTGCTCGGCGCCCGGGCCTTCCTCAAGGACGTGTACGCGGGCGGCATGTTCCAGAAGGTCGACCGCGACCACCGGATCGTCGGCCTGTTCGACGGCAACACCCTGGTCAACCTGAACTCGCTGATCAGCCAGTTCCGTTCGCTGGTCCGGGCGTACCGCCGCGGGCTGGGCGACCCGGCCGGCGCGGAGGCCGCCTTCCGGCTGGCCGCCCCGCACTCCGAGCTCGATCCGGGCCGGCTCTCGCTGGTCGCCCGGCACGGCAGCTCGGTGATCGCCTCGCTGCCCGGCACCGTGGCGGCGCTGCGCGCGGCCGCCGCCACCGAGCCCGCGCTGAAGAGCGCGCTGGCCTCGGCCGAGCGGCTGCAGGCCCGCACCGCGCAGGTCCACGACGCCATGGAGCTGCACCAGAACGTCGTCGGCGACGTCCCGGTGGAGGCCTTCGAGACGGCGAAGCAGTACGCGCTCTGCTTCGCCGGCGCGGCCTGTCTCGGTCTCTGGGAGCAGAACCGCGAGCAGGCCGCCGCCGGCCGCACCGGCCGGCTCTGGCAGGACGGCCGCTGGCTGCGCCCCGCGCTGGACCGGGTGCTGCGCCGGCTCGGCGAGACCACCCTGGACGACCCGGAGGGATACGAGGAACTCCTCGGCCTGCTCCGGGGGTCGAGAGCCGGCGGCGAGCTCTTCTCGCTGCTTCCGCTCGCCCTGGCCGGGGCCCGCACCACCGCAAGGACCACGACTGAGGGGGCGTCATGCTGA